One segment of Bacteroidia bacterium DNA contains the following:
- a CDS encoding RNA methyltransferase produces MKPISQAQVQKLKKLHLSKYRYSEKAFLVEGDKIVQEIVSAEYPYLKAIYVLQSYIPKYTLPDNIPIYTLTELQAKKLTQLQNFSKIMALVGMPEPPVFNPNQNAVFLESIRDPGNLGTILRICDWYNIPQLLLTPDCTDIYNAKVLQASMGSFMRVACITLNELPSHYGQVYTADLAGLPIETVQFKQPFILHIGNESRGASRIFSRSLRITIPRIGKAESLNAAVATAICLDRIRTQQQ; encoded by the coding sequence ATGAAGCCAATTAGTCAAGCACAAGTTCAAAAACTAAAAAAGTTACATTTAAGCAAGTACAGATATTCAGAAAAAGCTTTTTTAGTAGAAGGCGATAAAATAGTTCAAGAAATAGTTAGTGCGGAGTATCCTTATCTCAAAGCTATTTATGTGCTTCAAAGTTACATTCCGAAATATACTTTGCCAGACAACATACCAATATACACTCTTACCGAACTGCAAGCTAAAAAGCTTACTCAATTACAAAATTTTTCAAAAATAATGGCTTTGGTAGGTATGCCCGAACCACCTGTTTTCAATCCTAATCAGAATGCTGTTTTTTTAGAAAGCATCCGCGACCCTGGCAATTTAGGAACTATCCTTCGTATTTGTGATTGGTATAATATACCGCAGCTTTTGCTTACTCCCGATTGCACAGACATATATAACGCAAAGGTATTGCAAGCTAGTATGGGATCTTTTATGCGAGTTGCTTGCATCACTCTAAATGAGCTACCTTCGCATTATGGGCAGGTCTACACAGCGGACTTGGCAGGTTTACCCATTGAAACCGTTCAGTTTAAGCAGCCTTTTATTTTACATATAGGAAATGAAAGCAGAGGTGCTAGCAGAATATTTTCAAGGAGCTTGCGGATTACTATTCCGCGTATAGGTAAGGCTGAGTCTCTCAACGCTGCGGTTGCTACTGCTATTTGCTTAGACCGCATTCGTACTCAACAACAGTAA
- a CDS encoding ZIP family metal transporter, whose protein sequence is MIHWVGLSSIFFTAIFSGWIAYHLQIKNTYWIRISLGFSGAYLLSVCILHLLPEVFEVELKYLSFFVLGGFFIQLIIEYFSKGLEHGHIHAHYSHQQNKIYTIMVGVFLHGLIEGLPLSGTGFKSSETLQNMYLGILLHHIPSAFVLVTMLKNSYFSTQKITFILILTSLSVPMGALMGKILLTQTMSVYFNYILAIVVGVFLHLSTTILFESAEPDHQYRLRKFVAVSLGILLACLISLLG, encoded by the coding sequence ATGATACATTGGGTAGGATTGAGCAGCATATTTTTTACGGCTATATTCAGCGGTTGGATAGCTTATCACCTGCAAATTAAAAATACGTATTGGATTAGAATTAGCTTGGGATTCAGTGGAGCTTATTTGCTTTCAGTATGTATTTTGCATCTTTTACCTGAAGTTTTTGAGGTTGAGCTAAAATATCTCTCTTTTTTTGTTTTAGGGGGTTTTTTTATCCAATTGATTATTGAATACTTTTCCAAAGGTTTAGAGCACGGACACATTCATGCACATTATAGCCATCAGCAAAATAAAATATACACTATCATGGTAGGGGTATTCCTCCACGGTTTGATTGAAGGTCTACCCCTTTCAGGTACAGGATTCAAAAGCAGCGAAACCCTGCAAAATATGTACCTGGGTATTCTTTTACACCATATTCCGAGTGCATTTGTATTAGTTACTATGCTAAAAAACAGCTATTTCTCTACTCAAAAAATAACTTTCATTTTGATTTTGACTTCATTAAGTGTACCTATGGGAGCTCTTATGGGCAAAATTTTGTTAACGCAAACCATGAGTGTGTATTTCAACTACATTTTAGCTATAGTTGTAGGTGTATTTTTGCACTTATCTACGACCATTTTATTTGAATCAGCCGAACCTGACCATCAATACAGGCTACGCAAGTTTGTAGCAGTATCTTTGGGGATACTTTTAGCATGCTTGATCAGTTTATTGGGATAG
- a CDS encoding histone deacetylase codes for MIFLAYTDKYVLDLPEGHKFPMIKYELIYEQLLYEGIFEPKNFFEPTLVSEEIILKTHDPYYWHRLKNLQLTPLEFRRIGFPPSEKMVFRCRSSAGATLQCAYYALENGASLNIAGGTHHAYADRGEGFSMLNDIAIAINELRSRKIIQRALIVDLDVHQGNGTAKIFENIPEVFTFSMHGKDNYPLRKEKSDLDIALPTGTQDKEYLSILAQTLPVLIAQQDPEIIFYQAGVDILSTDKIGKLSITQEGCKQRDEIVFSTAKKHNLPIVAVMGGGYSTQIKDIVNAHVNTFKVAQKYYD; via the coding sequence ATGATATTTTTGGCATATACTGACAAGTATGTATTAGACCTTCCAGAAGGACACAAATTTCCAATGATAAAGTACGAATTGATTTATGAACAGTTACTTTATGAAGGCATATTCGAACCCAAAAACTTTTTTGAGCCTACTCTTGTCAGCGAAGAAATTATATTAAAAACTCATGACCCTTATTATTGGCACAGATTGAAGAACTTGCAATTAACTCCATTAGAATTTCGCAGGATAGGCTTTCCGCCGTCAGAGAAAATGGTTTTTCGTTGTCGTTCCAGCGCAGGGGCTACTCTACAATGTGCGTATTATGCGTTGGAAAATGGGGCTTCGCTCAACATTGCAGGAGGAACGCATCATGCGTACGCAGACAGAGGAGAGGGCTTTTCTATGCTCAATGATATTGCTATTGCCATCAATGAACTGCGTAGCCGAAAAATTATTCAACGTGCTTTAATTGTAGATTTAGATGTTCATCAAGGTAATGGAACTGCCAAAATTTTTGAAAACATTCCCGAAGTATTCACTTTCTCTATGCATGGCAAAGACAACTACCCGCTTCGTAAAGAGAAGTCCGATTTAGACATAGCTTTGCCCACAGGTACGCAAGATAAAGAGTATTTATCTATTTTAGCCCAAACTCTTCCTGTTTTAATCGCGCAGCAAGACCCTGAAATTATCTTTTATCAAGCAGGTGTGGATATTTTATCTACTGATAAAATTGGTAAATTATCTATTACACAAGAGGGATGCAAACAAAGGGATGAAATTGTATTCAGTACTGCCAAAAAGCACAATTTACCGATTGTGGCTGTCATGGGCGGAGGGTATTCTACTCAAATCAAAGACATTGTCAATGCCCATGTAAATACGTTCAAAGTAGCTCAAAAGTACTACGACTAA